One Pieris rapae chromosome 7, ilPieRapa1.1, whole genome shotgun sequence genomic window carries:
- the LOC110994591 gene encoding TBC1 domain family member 9 isoform X2: MWVKPQEVFLKTALWDCDETTLYFVLQRRKGHGKSKGLSSLLVGTLDSVRDTKPAPYRILHQTPNSEIYYVISTALTEQEIKQDWQWLFENVSPTLHSFDTEEEITEFVCCKINSLIATEQESFTEDEDTINYKNVDYHFHQRFGMPKDEKLVCYYSCSYWKGKMPRQGWLYLSMHYMCFYSYIFGRNTTLKIRWADVTELVKTNSLVFPDSITVVTRDGEHYFTMLLKKDETFALMQQLANIAMKQLIDDKTGNYNIDKDLFTKLSKNVPKKASFLKRDLDAKKQSNLYTLRFRLPQVEKLDGTEECTLWTPYNKRHNWGRMYLSQNFICFDSRVANLVRLIIPLRNVYQVEKADSGGTGSSGESGSILITTSYHTSFLFGNISDRDFIVHKISELLAKLPNDVFREKSGKAVGGDRVEGEWTPQPPLMTLFKTHQTSSIKQIQQKKEKQWEDHMAEVGRGVSMYRTVEGSELVVKGIPESLRGELWSVFSGSILQKVQSKGLYEKLVNEALSSKNQANDEIERDLHRSLPEHPAFQNDVGISALRRVLCAYALKNPTIGYCQAMNIVASVLLIYCPEEQAFWLLATICETLLPDYYNTRVVGALVDQGVLEELTKSQLPDLHAKLDELGMMKMISLSWFLTLFISVMPYECAVNVMDCFFYDGAKVIFQVTLTILDVNKEKLLKSTEDGQAVQILTDYLEGIFNDEAMALSTEPRSAHKTIKIQELVYQSYRMYGANVSSECIEHLRLKHRLRVVRHLEDSLEKNTLRALQQDKLLDANELQELLSVIREELFWAKRVPAERLEAPYEAYRLDFAQFKTIYMALSPWAKGDYAEAITARIFKLMDHDDDGLVSARGLSLAIGLSTRAEAQKRLRALYCAHAPPLLSNLELRSAPLTEVEELADDAISFFDSIERPSDSIQRSISDAGDGQMDKSTDSTYSPDALAAEAIRVCALGLPPGASPGTPPPPSPPPALPRPHFLRLLAALHDLTQYSTPLYEAVARAETLLLQLGELRHRPNLDREMSQDSLYLAAAAQPSAVEPDRNGNLEEACAQPSPSKDEKDPTEDWSITLEQFLATMLAEAALEEFFSRQVSILPQLEALRQRDRLQSVS; encoded by the exons ATGTGGGTTAAACCGCAAGAAGTGTTTCTTAAAACTGCACTGTG GGACTGTGATGAAACTACGTTGTATTTTGTACTTCAACGAAGAAAAGGACATGGCAAATCAAAGGGGCTGTCTTCTCTTCTTGTAGGAACTTTAGACAGTGTAAGAGATACTAAACCAGCGCCGTATAGGATATTACATCAAACACCTAATTCTGAAATTTATTacg taatatcaACCGCTTTAACGGAACAAGAAATTAAACAGGACTGGCAGTGGCTGTTTGAAAATGTTAGTCCAACCTTACACTCATTTGATACAGAGGAAGAAATAACAGAGTTTGTgtgttgtaaaattaattcactTATTGCTACAGAACAGGAGAGTTTTACTGAAG atgAAGATaccataaattacaaaaatgttgaTTATCATTTCCACCAAAGATTTGGAATGCCAAAGGATGAAAAACTTGTCTGTTACTACTCTTGCAG CTACTGGAAAGGGAAGATGCCACGACAGGGTTGGCTCTACCTCTCAATGCATTATATGTGTTTCTATTCGTATATTTTTGGACGGAACACAACCCTTAAAATCCGTTGGGCCGACGTCACCGAACTCGTGAAGACTAACAGCCTGGTCTTCCCCGATTCTATAACAGTAGTTACAAGAGATGGGGAGCATTATTTTACCATGTTATTGAAGAAAGATGAAACATTCGCTCTAATGCAACAATTGGCTAACATCGCTATGAAACA GTTGATCGACGACAAAACGGGCAACTACAATATAGACAAGGATTTGTTCACAAAACTAAGCAAAAATGTACCTAAAAAGGCATCATTTCTAAAGCGTGATCTGGACGCGAAGAAACAATCGAATTTATATACTCTACGATTTCGCTTACCTCAAGTTGAGAAATTAGATGGGACTGAAGAATGTACCCTTTGGACACCATATAATAAACGTCATAATTGGGGGAGGATGTATTTGTCGCAGAATTTCATATGCTTCGATAGTCGG gtaGCGAACTTGGTCAGGCTTATAATTCCGCTTCGGAATGTTTACCAAGTGGAAAAGGCTGATTCCGGTGGAACGGGTAGTTCCGGCGAGTCTGGCAGCATTCTCATCACCACGTCGTATCATACGAGCTTTCTGTTTGGAAATATATCTGACAGGGACTTCATAGTACACAAGATATCGGAGTTATTGGCCAAATTGCCCAA TGATGTATTCAGGGAGAAAAGCGGAAAAGCTGTGGGGGGAGATCGCGTTGAAGGGGAATGGACGCCACAGCCTCCACTCATGACTCTCTTCAAGACCCACCAGACTTCCAGCATCAAGCAAATACAGCAGAAGAAG GAAAAGCAGTGGGAGGATCACATGGCTGAAGTAGGGCGTGGTGTAAGTATGTACAGAACGGTAGAAGGAAGCGAACTGGTCGTGAAGGGTATACCTGAATCTCTTCGCGGAGAACTGTGGAGCGTCTTCTCAGGGTCCATTCTTCAGAAGGTCCAAAGCAAGGGCCTGTACGAGAAGCTGGTGAATGAGGCCCTGTCTTCGAAGAACCAGGCCAACGATGAGATAGAAAGAGATCTACATAGATCACTTCCGGAGCATCCGGCGTTTCAGAATGATGTCG GTATATCAGCGCTTCGTCGCGTACTCTGCGCGTACGCACTAAAGAACCCTACCATCGGCTATTGTCAGGCGATGAACATCGTGGCTTCCGTTCTCCTAATCTATTGCCCGGAAGAACAGGCCTTTTGGCTTCTTGCGACCATTTGCGAGACTTTGCTTCCGGACTATTATAATACTAGAGTTGTTGGTGCTTTG GTGGACCAAGGTGTTCTGGAAGAGCTGACAAAATCACAGTTACCCGATCTCCACGCAAAACTAGACGAACTGGGGATGATGAAGATGATCTCCTTGTCTTGGTTCTTGACCCTATTCATCAGCGTGATGCCGTACGAGTGTGCCGTAAACGTCATGGATTGTTTCTTCTATGATGGCGCTAAAGTTATTTTTCAG GTGACTTTGACCATATTGGACGTGAACAAGGAAAAGCTTCTCAAATCCACTGAAGATGGACAAGCGGTGCAAATCCTGACCGATTATCTCGAAGGCATCTTCAATGATGAAGCTATGGCACTTTCCACCGAGCCAAGAAGCGCTCATAAG ACCATAAAAATCCAAGAGCTGGTGTACCAGTCGTACCGGATGTACGGGGCCAACGTCAGCAGCGAGTGCATCGAGCATTTGAGGCTAAAGCACCGCTTGAGAGTGGTCCGCCACCTGGAGGACAGCCTCGAGAAGAACACCTTGAGGGCTCTGCAGCAGGACAAGCTGCTTGATGCTAACGAGTTGCAG GAATTGCTAAGCGTAATCCGCGAAGAACTGTTTTGGGCGAAGCGGGTCCCGGCTGAGAGATTGGAGGCTCCGTACGAGGCGTACAGACTGGACTTCGCGCAGTTCAAGACCATATACATGGCCCTGTCCCCATGGGCGAAGGGTGATTACGCCGAGGCGATTACGGCTAGGATTTTTAAG CTTATGGACCACGACGACGACGGTCTCGTGAGCGCACGCGGCCTATCGCTCGCCATCGGGCTGAGCACGAGAGCGGAGGCGCAGAAACGGCTGCGTGCGTTGTATTGTGCGCATGCGCCTCCGCTGTTATCAAATTTGGAGCTGAGGTCTGCGCCGTTGACGGAGGTTGAAGAATTGGCGGACGACGCCATTTCCTTTTTTGACAG tATAGAGCGGCCATCCGACTCTATCCAGCGATCTATTAGTGACGCGGGTGACGGACAAATGGACAAATCGACAGACAGCACTTATTCCCCGGACG CCCTAGCAGCGGAGGCCATTCGCGTGTGCGCCTTGGGGCTCCCGCCCGGGGCTTCGCCGGGAACACCCCCGCCGCCCTCGCCGCCGCCCGCCCTGCCTCGCCCGCACTTCCTGCGTCTGCTGGCCGCCCTTCACGACCTCACGCAGTACTCCACGCCCTTGTACGAGGCTGTCGCTAGAGCAG AGACTCTTCTTCTACAATTGGGTGAATTGAGGCACAGACCAAATTTGGACCGAGAGATGTCGCAAGACAGCTTGTACTTGGCGGCTGCTGCTCAGCCCTCGGCAGTCGAG ccgGATCGAAACGGCAATCTAGAGGAAGCGTGCGCGCAGCCGTCTCCTAGTAAAGACGAAAAAGATCCGACCGAGGATTGGTCCATCACCTTGGAACAGTTCTTAGCCACAATGTTGGCCGAGGCGGCCTTGGAGGAGTTCTTCAGCAGGCAGGTCTCGATCTTACCACAACTGGAAGCCCTGAGGCAGAGAGATAGGCTGCAATCCGTCTCATAG
- the LOC110994591 gene encoding TBC1 domain family member 9 isoform X1 encodes MWVKPQEVFLKTALWDCDETTLYFVLQRRKGHGKSKGLSSLLVGTLDSVRDTKPAPYRILHQTPNSEIYYVISTALTEQEIKQDWQWLFENVSPTLHSFDTEEEITEFVCCKINSLIATEQESFTEDEDTINYKNVDYHFHQRFGMPKDEKLVCYYSCSYWKGKMPRQGWLYLSMHYMCFYSYIFGRNTTLKIRWADVTELVKTNSLVFPDSITVVTRDGEHYFTMLLKKDETFALMQQLANIAMKQLIDDKTGNYNIDKDLFTKLSKNVPKKASFLKRDLDAKKQSNLYTLRFRLPQVEKLDGTEECTLWTPYNKRHNWGRMYLSQNFICFDSRVANLVRLIIPLRNVYQVEKADSGGTGSSGESGSILITTSYHTSFLFGNISDRDFIVHKISELLAKLPNDVFREKSGKAVGGDRVEGEWTPQPPLMTLFKTHQTSSIKQIQQKKEKQWEDHMAEVGRGVSMYRTVEGSELVVKGIPESLRGELWSVFSGSILQKVQSKGLYEKLVNEALSSKNQANDEIERDLHRSLPEHPAFQNDVGISALRRVLCAYALKNPTIGYCQAMNIVASVLLIYCPEEQAFWLLATICETLLPDYYNTRVVGALVDQGVLEELTKSQLPDLHAKLDELGMMKMISLSWFLTLFISVMPYECAVNVMDCFFYDGAKVIFQVTLTILDVNKEKLLKSTEDGQAVQILTDYLEGIFNDEAMALSTEPRSAHKTIKIQELVYQSYRMYGANVSSECIEHLRLKHRLRVVRHLEDSLEKNTLRALQQDKLLDANELQELLSVIREELFWAKRVPAERLEAPYEAYRLDFAQFKTIYMALSPWAKGDYAEAITARIFKLMDHDDDGLVSARGLSLAIGLSTRAEAQKRLRALYCAHAPPLLSNLELRSAPLTEVEELADDAISFFDSIERPSDSIQRSISDAGDGQMDKSTDSTYSPDEALAAEAIRVCALGLPPGASPGTPPPPSPPPALPRPHFLRLLAALHDLTQYSTPLYEAVARAETLLLQLGELRHRPNLDREMSQDSLYLAAAAQPSAVEPDRNGNLEEACAQPSPSKDEKDPTEDWSITLEQFLATMLAEAALEEFFSRQVSILPQLEALRQRDRLQSVS; translated from the exons ATGTGGGTTAAACCGCAAGAAGTGTTTCTTAAAACTGCACTGTG GGACTGTGATGAAACTACGTTGTATTTTGTACTTCAACGAAGAAAAGGACATGGCAAATCAAAGGGGCTGTCTTCTCTTCTTGTAGGAACTTTAGACAGTGTAAGAGATACTAAACCAGCGCCGTATAGGATATTACATCAAACACCTAATTCTGAAATTTATTacg taatatcaACCGCTTTAACGGAACAAGAAATTAAACAGGACTGGCAGTGGCTGTTTGAAAATGTTAGTCCAACCTTACACTCATTTGATACAGAGGAAGAAATAACAGAGTTTGTgtgttgtaaaattaattcactTATTGCTACAGAACAGGAGAGTTTTACTGAAG atgAAGATaccataaattacaaaaatgttgaTTATCATTTCCACCAAAGATTTGGAATGCCAAAGGATGAAAAACTTGTCTGTTACTACTCTTGCAG CTACTGGAAAGGGAAGATGCCACGACAGGGTTGGCTCTACCTCTCAATGCATTATATGTGTTTCTATTCGTATATTTTTGGACGGAACACAACCCTTAAAATCCGTTGGGCCGACGTCACCGAACTCGTGAAGACTAACAGCCTGGTCTTCCCCGATTCTATAACAGTAGTTACAAGAGATGGGGAGCATTATTTTACCATGTTATTGAAGAAAGATGAAACATTCGCTCTAATGCAACAATTGGCTAACATCGCTATGAAACA GTTGATCGACGACAAAACGGGCAACTACAATATAGACAAGGATTTGTTCACAAAACTAAGCAAAAATGTACCTAAAAAGGCATCATTTCTAAAGCGTGATCTGGACGCGAAGAAACAATCGAATTTATATACTCTACGATTTCGCTTACCTCAAGTTGAGAAATTAGATGGGACTGAAGAATGTACCCTTTGGACACCATATAATAAACGTCATAATTGGGGGAGGATGTATTTGTCGCAGAATTTCATATGCTTCGATAGTCGG gtaGCGAACTTGGTCAGGCTTATAATTCCGCTTCGGAATGTTTACCAAGTGGAAAAGGCTGATTCCGGTGGAACGGGTAGTTCCGGCGAGTCTGGCAGCATTCTCATCACCACGTCGTATCATACGAGCTTTCTGTTTGGAAATATATCTGACAGGGACTTCATAGTACACAAGATATCGGAGTTATTGGCCAAATTGCCCAA TGATGTATTCAGGGAGAAAAGCGGAAAAGCTGTGGGGGGAGATCGCGTTGAAGGGGAATGGACGCCACAGCCTCCACTCATGACTCTCTTCAAGACCCACCAGACTTCCAGCATCAAGCAAATACAGCAGAAGAAG GAAAAGCAGTGGGAGGATCACATGGCTGAAGTAGGGCGTGGTGTAAGTATGTACAGAACGGTAGAAGGAAGCGAACTGGTCGTGAAGGGTATACCTGAATCTCTTCGCGGAGAACTGTGGAGCGTCTTCTCAGGGTCCATTCTTCAGAAGGTCCAAAGCAAGGGCCTGTACGAGAAGCTGGTGAATGAGGCCCTGTCTTCGAAGAACCAGGCCAACGATGAGATAGAAAGAGATCTACATAGATCACTTCCGGAGCATCCGGCGTTTCAGAATGATGTCG GTATATCAGCGCTTCGTCGCGTACTCTGCGCGTACGCACTAAAGAACCCTACCATCGGCTATTGTCAGGCGATGAACATCGTGGCTTCCGTTCTCCTAATCTATTGCCCGGAAGAACAGGCCTTTTGGCTTCTTGCGACCATTTGCGAGACTTTGCTTCCGGACTATTATAATACTAGAGTTGTTGGTGCTTTG GTGGACCAAGGTGTTCTGGAAGAGCTGACAAAATCACAGTTACCCGATCTCCACGCAAAACTAGACGAACTGGGGATGATGAAGATGATCTCCTTGTCTTGGTTCTTGACCCTATTCATCAGCGTGATGCCGTACGAGTGTGCCGTAAACGTCATGGATTGTTTCTTCTATGATGGCGCTAAAGTTATTTTTCAG GTGACTTTGACCATATTGGACGTGAACAAGGAAAAGCTTCTCAAATCCACTGAAGATGGACAAGCGGTGCAAATCCTGACCGATTATCTCGAAGGCATCTTCAATGATGAAGCTATGGCACTTTCCACCGAGCCAAGAAGCGCTCATAAG ACCATAAAAATCCAAGAGCTGGTGTACCAGTCGTACCGGATGTACGGGGCCAACGTCAGCAGCGAGTGCATCGAGCATTTGAGGCTAAAGCACCGCTTGAGAGTGGTCCGCCACCTGGAGGACAGCCTCGAGAAGAACACCTTGAGGGCTCTGCAGCAGGACAAGCTGCTTGATGCTAACGAGTTGCAG GAATTGCTAAGCGTAATCCGCGAAGAACTGTTTTGGGCGAAGCGGGTCCCGGCTGAGAGATTGGAGGCTCCGTACGAGGCGTACAGACTGGACTTCGCGCAGTTCAAGACCATATACATGGCCCTGTCCCCATGGGCGAAGGGTGATTACGCCGAGGCGATTACGGCTAGGATTTTTAAG CTTATGGACCACGACGACGACGGTCTCGTGAGCGCACGCGGCCTATCGCTCGCCATCGGGCTGAGCACGAGAGCGGAGGCGCAGAAACGGCTGCGTGCGTTGTATTGTGCGCATGCGCCTCCGCTGTTATCAAATTTGGAGCTGAGGTCTGCGCCGTTGACGGAGGTTGAAGAATTGGCGGACGACGCCATTTCCTTTTTTGACAG tATAGAGCGGCCATCCGACTCTATCCAGCGATCTATTAGTGACGCGGGTGACGGACAAATGGACAAATCGACAGACAGCACTTATTCCCCGGACG AAGCCCTAGCAGCGGAGGCCATTCGCGTGTGCGCCTTGGGGCTCCCGCCCGGGGCTTCGCCGGGAACACCCCCGCCGCCCTCGCCGCCGCCCGCCCTGCCTCGCCCGCACTTCCTGCGTCTGCTGGCCGCCCTTCACGACCTCACGCAGTACTCCACGCCCTTGTACGAGGCTGTCGCTAGAGCAG AGACTCTTCTTCTACAATTGGGTGAATTGAGGCACAGACCAAATTTGGACCGAGAGATGTCGCAAGACAGCTTGTACTTGGCGGCTGCTGCTCAGCCCTCGGCAGTCGAG ccgGATCGAAACGGCAATCTAGAGGAAGCGTGCGCGCAGCCGTCTCCTAGTAAAGACGAAAAAGATCCGACCGAGGATTGGTCCATCACCTTGGAACAGTTCTTAGCCACAATGTTGGCCGAGGCGGCCTTGGAGGAGTTCTTCAGCAGGCAGGTCTCGATCTTACCACAACTGGAAGCCCTGAGGCAGAGAGATAGGCTGCAATCCGTCTCATAG
- the LOC110994591 gene encoding TBC1 domain family member 9 isoform X3 has translation MWVKPQEVFLKTALWDCDETTLYFVLQRRKGHGKSKGLSSLLVGTLDSVRDTKPAPYRILHQTPNSEIYYVISTALTEQEIKQDWQWLFENVSPTLHSFDTEEEITEFVCCKINSLIATEQESFTEDEDTINYKNVDYHFHQRFGMPKDEKLVCYYSCSYWKGKMPRQGWLYLSMHYMCFYSYIFGRNTTLKIRWADVTELVKTNSLVFPDSITVVTRDGEHYFTMLLKKDETFALMQQLANIAMKQLIDDKTGNYNIDKDLFTKLSKNVPKKASFLKRDLDAKKQSNLYTLRFRLPQVEKLDGTEECTLWTPYNKRHNWGRMYLSQNFICFDSRVANLVRLIIPLRNVYQVEKADSGGTGSSGESGSILITTSYHTSFLFGNISDRDFIVHKISELLAKLPKEKSGKAVGGDRVEGEWTPQPPLMTLFKTHQTSSIKQIQQKKEKQWEDHMAEVGRGVSMYRTVEGSELVVKGIPESLRGELWSVFSGSILQKVQSKGLYEKLVNEALSSKNQANDEIERDLHRSLPEHPAFQNDVGISALRRVLCAYALKNPTIGYCQAMNIVASVLLIYCPEEQAFWLLATICETLLPDYYNTRVVGALVDQGVLEELTKSQLPDLHAKLDELGMMKMISLSWFLTLFISVMPYECAVNVMDCFFYDGAKVIFQVTLTILDVNKEKLLKSTEDGQAVQILTDYLEGIFNDEAMALSTEPRSAHKTIKIQELVYQSYRMYGANVSSECIEHLRLKHRLRVVRHLEDSLEKNTLRALQQDKLLDANELQELLSVIREELFWAKRVPAERLEAPYEAYRLDFAQFKTIYMALSPWAKGDYAEAITARIFKLMDHDDDGLVSARGLSLAIGLSTRAEAQKRLRALYCAHAPPLLSNLELRSAPLTEVEELADDAISFFDSIERPSDSIQRSISDAGDGQMDKSTDSTYSPDEALAAEAIRVCALGLPPGASPGTPPPPSPPPALPRPHFLRLLAALHDLTQYSTPLYEAVARAETLLLQLGELRHRPNLDREMSQDSLYLAAAAQPSAVEPDRNGNLEEACAQPSPSKDEKDPTEDWSITLEQFLATMLAEAALEEFFSRQVSILPQLEALRQRDRLQSVS, from the exons ATGTGGGTTAAACCGCAAGAAGTGTTTCTTAAAACTGCACTGTG GGACTGTGATGAAACTACGTTGTATTTTGTACTTCAACGAAGAAAAGGACATGGCAAATCAAAGGGGCTGTCTTCTCTTCTTGTAGGAACTTTAGACAGTGTAAGAGATACTAAACCAGCGCCGTATAGGATATTACATCAAACACCTAATTCTGAAATTTATTacg taatatcaACCGCTTTAACGGAACAAGAAATTAAACAGGACTGGCAGTGGCTGTTTGAAAATGTTAGTCCAACCTTACACTCATTTGATACAGAGGAAGAAATAACAGAGTTTGTgtgttgtaaaattaattcactTATTGCTACAGAACAGGAGAGTTTTACTGAAG atgAAGATaccataaattacaaaaatgttgaTTATCATTTCCACCAAAGATTTGGAATGCCAAAGGATGAAAAACTTGTCTGTTACTACTCTTGCAG CTACTGGAAAGGGAAGATGCCACGACAGGGTTGGCTCTACCTCTCAATGCATTATATGTGTTTCTATTCGTATATTTTTGGACGGAACACAACCCTTAAAATCCGTTGGGCCGACGTCACCGAACTCGTGAAGACTAACAGCCTGGTCTTCCCCGATTCTATAACAGTAGTTACAAGAGATGGGGAGCATTATTTTACCATGTTATTGAAGAAAGATGAAACATTCGCTCTAATGCAACAATTGGCTAACATCGCTATGAAACA GTTGATCGACGACAAAACGGGCAACTACAATATAGACAAGGATTTGTTCACAAAACTAAGCAAAAATGTACCTAAAAAGGCATCATTTCTAAAGCGTGATCTGGACGCGAAGAAACAATCGAATTTATATACTCTACGATTTCGCTTACCTCAAGTTGAGAAATTAGATGGGACTGAAGAATGTACCCTTTGGACACCATATAATAAACGTCATAATTGGGGGAGGATGTATTTGTCGCAGAATTTCATATGCTTCGATAGTCGG gtaGCGAACTTGGTCAGGCTTATAATTCCGCTTCGGAATGTTTACCAAGTGGAAAAGGCTGATTCCGGTGGAACGGGTAGTTCCGGCGAGTCTGGCAGCATTCTCATCACCACGTCGTATCATACGAGCTTTCTGTTTGGAAATATATCTGACAGGGACTTCATAGTACACAAGATATCGGAGTTATTGGCCAAATTGCCCAA GGAGAAAAGCGGAAAAGCTGTGGGGGGAGATCGCGTTGAAGGGGAATGGACGCCACAGCCTCCACTCATGACTCTCTTCAAGACCCACCAGACTTCCAGCATCAAGCAAATACAGCAGAAGAAG GAAAAGCAGTGGGAGGATCACATGGCTGAAGTAGGGCGTGGTGTAAGTATGTACAGAACGGTAGAAGGAAGCGAACTGGTCGTGAAGGGTATACCTGAATCTCTTCGCGGAGAACTGTGGAGCGTCTTCTCAGGGTCCATTCTTCAGAAGGTCCAAAGCAAGGGCCTGTACGAGAAGCTGGTGAATGAGGCCCTGTCTTCGAAGAACCAGGCCAACGATGAGATAGAAAGAGATCTACATAGATCACTTCCGGAGCATCCGGCGTTTCAGAATGATGTCG GTATATCAGCGCTTCGTCGCGTACTCTGCGCGTACGCACTAAAGAACCCTACCATCGGCTATTGTCAGGCGATGAACATCGTGGCTTCCGTTCTCCTAATCTATTGCCCGGAAGAACAGGCCTTTTGGCTTCTTGCGACCATTTGCGAGACTTTGCTTCCGGACTATTATAATACTAGAGTTGTTGGTGCTTTG GTGGACCAAGGTGTTCTGGAAGAGCTGACAAAATCACAGTTACCCGATCTCCACGCAAAACTAGACGAACTGGGGATGATGAAGATGATCTCCTTGTCTTGGTTCTTGACCCTATTCATCAGCGTGATGCCGTACGAGTGTGCCGTAAACGTCATGGATTGTTTCTTCTATGATGGCGCTAAAGTTATTTTTCAG GTGACTTTGACCATATTGGACGTGAACAAGGAAAAGCTTCTCAAATCCACTGAAGATGGACAAGCGGTGCAAATCCTGACCGATTATCTCGAAGGCATCTTCAATGATGAAGCTATGGCACTTTCCACCGAGCCAAGAAGCGCTCATAAG ACCATAAAAATCCAAGAGCTGGTGTACCAGTCGTACCGGATGTACGGGGCCAACGTCAGCAGCGAGTGCATCGAGCATTTGAGGCTAAAGCACCGCTTGAGAGTGGTCCGCCACCTGGAGGACAGCCTCGAGAAGAACACCTTGAGGGCTCTGCAGCAGGACAAGCTGCTTGATGCTAACGAGTTGCAG GAATTGCTAAGCGTAATCCGCGAAGAACTGTTTTGGGCGAAGCGGGTCCCGGCTGAGAGATTGGAGGCTCCGTACGAGGCGTACAGACTGGACTTCGCGCAGTTCAAGACCATATACATGGCCCTGTCCCCATGGGCGAAGGGTGATTACGCCGAGGCGATTACGGCTAGGATTTTTAAG CTTATGGACCACGACGACGACGGTCTCGTGAGCGCACGCGGCCTATCGCTCGCCATCGGGCTGAGCACGAGAGCGGAGGCGCAGAAACGGCTGCGTGCGTTGTATTGTGCGCATGCGCCTCCGCTGTTATCAAATTTGGAGCTGAGGTCTGCGCCGTTGACGGAGGTTGAAGAATTGGCGGACGACGCCATTTCCTTTTTTGACAG tATAGAGCGGCCATCCGACTCTATCCAGCGATCTATTAGTGACGCGGGTGACGGACAAATGGACAAATCGACAGACAGCACTTATTCCCCGGACG AAGCCCTAGCAGCGGAGGCCATTCGCGTGTGCGCCTTGGGGCTCCCGCCCGGGGCTTCGCCGGGAACACCCCCGCCGCCCTCGCCGCCGCCCGCCCTGCCTCGCCCGCACTTCCTGCGTCTGCTGGCCGCCCTTCACGACCTCACGCAGTACTCCACGCCCTTGTACGAGGCTGTCGCTAGAGCAG AGACTCTTCTTCTACAATTGGGTGAATTGAGGCACAGACCAAATTTGGACCGAGAGATGTCGCAAGACAGCTTGTACTTGGCGGCTGCTGCTCAGCCCTCGGCAGTCGAG ccgGATCGAAACGGCAATCTAGAGGAAGCGTGCGCGCAGCCGTCTCCTAGTAAAGACGAAAAAGATCCGACCGAGGATTGGTCCATCACCTTGGAACAGTTCTTAGCCACAATGTTGGCCGAGGCGGCCTTGGAGGAGTTCTTCAGCAGGCAGGTCTCGATCTTACCACAACTGGAAGCCCTGAGGCAGAGAGATAGGCTGCAATCCGTCTCATAG